The Paenibacillus sp. G2S3 region GCTTCGGATCAAAAGATTGAACTGTATGAAGAACTTAGAGAAAGAGCCATCGCAAGCATGGAGATCGAGATCAGCGAACAAGAAATTCTTCAGGGTATCCAGACATCATTCACAGACTTACAGTATAAAATGTCAAATGGAGAGAGTACTCAGGAAGCGCAAGAGCGTGCGATTCCCATCCTGAAGCAATTGATCCAGCAAAATAAAGGCGGCAAAATTGCACTTGGTACACACGGGAATATCATGACCATTATCCTGAATTACTTCAATAAAGAATATGGTTATGAGTTCTTTGAACAGACTTCCAAACCAGATATTTATAAGCTGGAATTTAATGAATTAGAGCTTACTAGTGTGGAACGAATGTGGAACCCCGAAGTACTGAGCAAATGAAATATTTTATTAAGCTTAATGCATTAAGCACAATTTATGCCTTTATGTTGTTTGTCGTAATAGAGCTACTAGTAAATATTTATCGTATTAGTAGAATTTCTGGCTTGGAGCTGGATAAAGTGAATAACTTGCTGCATATCTTCATATTTGTGTTATTTATATTTTTTTCTATAGGGTTTGTTTGGATGACAAAAAAATATTTGAGCGGTAACAAATCCATGTATTTCACTACGATCCTGTGGTTTCCCTATTTGGTTCTGTTTATTAATTTATTCGCAGCATGGTTCCCAATTACAGAAGCTGCGGATAAACCAGTCCCGGTAACAGGGTTAATCATAATAGGGGCCATGATTATTTATCCGTTTTATATCGTGATGATTAATATTATAGAAAGCATAAACTTCAAGTCAGACGCAGGATAGAGGATGGAAATGAGAGTCAATGCTTTAAAAGAAAGAGTTATTTATGGATGCATCTGCCTAATTGTTATTGTACTGGGGTTATGCTCTAGAGCATTCTCGGAACAGCTCCCCTTGTTTGTATCGAGACATTTTGGAGATGCGCTATGGGGAAGCATGGTTTACTTTATGTTTCGCGTACTGCTAGTGAATCGGAGGCAGTGGATCGCTTTTGTATGGAGTCTGATGTTTAGCTTCAGCATAGAATTTAGCCAACTATATCAAGCGGAGTGGATCAACAGCATTCGTGCTACCATACTGGGCGGGCTGATTCTCGGCAAAGGATTCCTATGGGTTGATCTTGTTAGATATACTGTTGGAATCATGCTTTCTTATGGATTGGATCAATACTTCCGTCCAAAACTGCACCGAATAGATAAATAGCTTTCAATGGAGATGAACCTACAAATGATAAATAGCTTGATTGTAGTATGCTTGCTAACAATGATTATTCACACAGCAGAAACTTTATCCTATTCGGTAAGATACGCCGGAGTGAAGCTGAACAAGATAGCGATTGCGCTGTCTCTGACAGGCATTATAGTTCTCGTATCAAGAACTGCCAACATGATTCAAGCTCCACTAACGGCTAAATTCGTAGACTATGCCAAAATACATTCTGATTTCCCACTTCTTAATTATTTGAGAATTATATTATTAGCTTCTTCATTAGGGACATTAATAGCCATAGCTATTTTCCCTACCTTTGTAGGCTTGTTTGGAAGAATCATCTCTAAGCTTGAAATCGAGGGTTCTATTCCCAAGCTGCTTACCAGCGTAACGATCGGGCAGTTAAAGAATACTAGAAAATACATAAGAAAACCAAAAGTAAATCTATATAACTTTAGATATCTGGGGATTCCTAAACGTTTTATTATTATGAATGTTTTTGTTACAGCCTTTTACACCGTAGGTGTCATATCATCTTTGTACGCTGCTCATCTAATGCCTCAATATAGCACGACTGCTTCTCAAGCCTCAGGATTGATTAACGGAATGGCGACTATAATGCTGACCATATTTATCGACCCACAGCTTGGTCTTATTACTCATAAGGCCACTGAAAATGTAGAATACCGTGATCAGCTAGGAAAAATATATGTGGTATTGATGGGTTCACGATTTCTAGGTACTATACTTGCTCAGCTCCTAATTGTGCCCGCAGCCCAACTAATTAGCATGTTAGTGAAGCTGATATGAGTCGGTAAGGGCGAATCATTATGGAAGCTTAGACTCTGCTGCGCGTAAAGCTAGTGCAATCTTCTGCTCCCAGCTGTAAATATTCTGCTGCATGGAATGAATTCGTATCATTTGCTCATAGGATGCTCTCATTTTTGTAGCTGCCGTGATAGCATCCCCTTGTTTTACAGCCGATTTATAGAGTTTATCAGCTTCTGAGCGAACTTTCTGTGCTACAGTGATATTTTTGTTCTCGGCGGTAATTTGCTTCTTCAAAACTGTGATCGGCGCCAGCGCATCTTTGGTAGGCTTGAGCTTATTAGCGGTCTGCTTGCGGGCAGTTGCCAACGCGTCTGCCTTCTCTTTAACTTCAGTTCGTGCGATGGTTACCGCAGCCTTGAGCTTATTACGTCTCAGATCAAGGAGAGTGGCTGTCTTAAAGTCTTTAGCTTTCTTCGCTGCGGTAGACTGCTTACTGAGTGTGCTGTATTGTTCCAGTAGGGGAGCGTGTTTCTTCTGAGCTGATGTGGCTTCAGAAGATAAGCGACTCAGCAGAGCCTTGTCTGTTGACGCTATGACAGAGTGAATAGATTTCAGCGTCTCATTGTTCTGCTTACGTAGCGTTTGGATTTTTGAACTATCAGATTTGAGGGCTGCTTGAAGCGAGGTATAATTGCCATGGAGGCCATTAATGTCATCTAAGGCAGAGTCCCAATCTGTACCTGCAGAAGCCATTGTAAGGTTGCTGTTTAGTAGAGCTACTACAAGGATTAATTGGACAAGCCTCTTTAAATACCTAAATTTGTGAATTGACATTCGTTTCAGCTCCTTAATTAGTTTATATGCGCAAAAAAGCACCTCCAAGATAGGCATGAATGCCTGTCTTGCGAGGTGCTTCGCCCGCACAGAAATATAAATGATGCACTTAATATAACTTGAAATGAATGGATAGTCAATTGTGAATAGAACATTTGTTTGCTTTTTTGAAATAATGAAACATAAGGAGAGTCAAAGATGAATTCACATCTAGATCGAATGCATGATCGAGTGGCCTTAATAACCGGTACCTCTAGTGGATTTGGACTGCTCACAGCCCTCAAACTAGCTGGGCAGGGATTCAAAGTTGTAGCAACCATGCGCGATTTGAGTCGTAAAGGCGAGCTTGAACAGCAGGCAGAGCAAGCAGGACTCTTGAAGCAGCTTCATTTTATGACCATGGATGTTACTGATAGTGATTCTATACAGGCTACTATATCCTCAGTGCACGAAACATTCGGAAGAATTGATGTTTTGGTAAATAATGCAGGCTTTGCTATAGGCGGCTTCATAGAAGAGATATCCATGGAGGAATGGCGCCAGCAAATGGAGACGAATTTTTTCGGATTAGTGGCGGTGACAAAAGCTGTGCTGCCAGTAATGCGAGAACAGAGAAGTGGTACGATTATTAACGTGGGGAGTATAAGCGGGTTGTCCGGTTTCCCGGGATATGCACCCTATGCAGCTTCCAAATTTGCAGTAGAAGGATTCAGTGAAAGTCTGCGTCATGAAATGTCTCCTTATGGAATACGTGTAGTATTAATTGAACCTGGCTCCTTCCGTACCCTGATCTGGGGAAAAGGAATGGCACAAATTCGTCAAGTCGAAGATTCTCCTTATAGAGACCGTCTGGACGCTGTGCTACGATATTCCAAGCATACCGCTGAAACTGCACCTGATCCAAAGCAAGTAGCAGATCTTATCGGTCGTATTACTGAAATGAAGTCACCAAGGCTTCGGTACCCTATCGGCAAAGGCACCCGGATCTTGATCTTAGGCAAAACGCTGCTCCCGTGGAAATGGCTGGAGAGAATTATTGCGAAAGAATTGAGGTGATGGAATGGAGCAATCCATAAACTTAACAATCATTAAACTCATTGGATATGTATCCAGTTTGATGACCGTTTTTTTATGGTTTATATTTATATTCATTAATCCGTATGCTGAGGTTACGAATCAATCCAGTATTATAATAAGTATGGTAATGTTGGTGTTGCCTGCCGGATTACTTGCGATAGGTGTCTCTTTAAACAGAAGCCTTCTCATGCTTCTCGCCTTTATTTGGAGTTTTCCATACAGTTTATATATGTTTTTAACGCCGGGAATCTTCAGGTTGTTCGGGATTACAAGCTTAATGTATTTATTGTGTTTTGTGTTATTTAGAATCATCAAGATCAGATTTTGAATAGAATTGAGGTGTGCTGATGCTAGATTCGTCAGGACTACATATTTGCTTCGATCCAGCAGGCCGTGAAATAGAAATCCTTGATGTTACTCCAGTCGGTAAAGATAAATACCGCATCGAAGAGACGCCGATCTTTAATCCAAGTGTTACAATGGGTGATATTATACGGGTGAAAGAAGAGCTAGGGATCTATTACTATCAGGAAACTGTACAGAAATCTCATTTCAAAAGGTACGCTTGGCTCCTCAGTAAAGAGGCTGTTGATTCAGCAGCCATTTCTGCTTTTAAACAACGGATCACAGAGAATGATGGGAAATGTGAACAGATCTTTGGCGGTTTGTTGGTCATTCATATTCCTAAGAATACTTTGATGGACGTAGATGGGGAAATGAATCGCATTATTGAGCGGTTTTAAAAGTGTGGGTACGTAAATATTAACGAGTATGAATAAAAAAAAATGCTGCGGCATGAAATGCAAGGAAGCTTGCACATGATGCAGCAGCATGGAGAATAGGTGAAACGGTTTAGACAATCTGAGCGATACAATCTATCCTTATTTTATTTCTTTCATAAATGTCTTAAAATTTTCGGCGATTTCTTTTGATTTGGTATGGTGCAGATAATGTCCTGCATCAAGCTTTACCAATTTTCCTTGTACGGAATTTTTGACTTGCTCTTCATGCAATGATATCCAATCTTTTAAGAGAGTATCATCCCCTTGAACAAAGAGCAAAAGGGGGAGATCCTTTGGAAAAGTTGAATTTAGAGCCCCTTTATAATTAGAAGACATATGTTCCACTTCATTTAAGTTAGTGTAATTATAAGTGTTTCTAAGCGTAAGCAATCTCAATTGTTCTTTAGTTTCATCATCAAACGGCAATTCAGCATAGGGATTTCCACTTGATTTAAATAACAATCTGCCCAAGCCTGATTCTCTAAGTAGTTTTAATTTTCCTGTTGGTATTTTAACACCTATTCTGTCTTCCGTTGCAATACTATTATCAATCCCGACAAATGCACTCACTTCGTTTGGATATTTGTTCACATAATTCAAACTGTACATACCGGAAATAGAGTGTGCCATTAGAATATAACGGTCAATATTAAGCTGCTTTACAGCTTCATGAATTTCACTCACAATGTTTTCTGTGGTTCGCTCTTTTTCAGTTCTATCACTTAATCCATAACCGAAAGGCTCAATCACGACAACTTTGTAAAATGGAGATAGTTCATCTATTAACAGCTTAAAATCAAGTCCCGGTGCCACCGTTCCATAACCAGGTAAGAGCACGACTGTCTCTTCACCCTTTCCTTGAATCAAAACGTTCATATTTTTACCATCGACGCTTACAGACTGACCATAGGGTTTTATTTTAGCTTGGTCCGATTTATTGAGGAAAATATTAGCGACAAAAACAGTCACTAGAAAAAGTACTATTGCAGTAGCTAAAGCCCCTATGGAAATAAGTATAATTTTAAGCGGTTTATTCATCCTTTTTTTAATAACCTCTTCTTCTGGTTTCACTCGTATCTTCTCCTGTTCTAATCGCTTTATTTTAGTACCTTAACGAATTGCTAAAGGAAGCTTACCCGATGAAGATGAACTATACATGACGACAATATGAACTGAATATGAACGAGCGAAAAAAGCTTCTGCACCGATCAAAGAGTTTATAAAATGAATATGAGGTGAGCAATTATGTTGAAATTTATCAAACAATATTTGCCTAGTGTTGCTATCGCAGTGGTTATTTCTTTGTTTGTAAGAACTTATGTTGCTGAAGCCATGAAGGTTCCTACTGGCTCTATGATCCCTACAATTGAAATTAATGACCGTCTAATTGTTGAAAAAATGTTATGGATGACCAAACTTGATCATGGAGATATCGTTGTGTTTACGCCACCTGTAAAAGGTGATGAGAATAAAAGATACGTAAAACGGTTGATAGGGCTGCCGGGTGATACCATTGAAGTTAAAGAGGGAGCACTTTACAGAAACGGAACGGAGATCAATGAACCCTATCTTAATGAGCGGATGGACTATGCATTTGGACCCGTTACAGTTCCGGCGGATCATTACTTTTTTCTCGGAGATAACCGGAATATAAGCTATGATGCTCATCTCTGGGCTACTCCTTTTGTAGCGAAGGATCAGTTGATTGGAAAAGTGATAGCGGACTTTAGTATTCCTTTTTAGGTGATGTAGCGGGGGTCTTTTGAACTAATTGATAGTGTTAATGAGACTTTAACCATATTGTGACTTTGGAATAATTTAGCTATCCTTAAGGTAAAATATACCTATTGATAGGAAGGGTGCAGAATTTTGAAAGCTCATGTCACGGATCTCAAACATGGCGATTGTCTTATGCTTGACACTTTTAATAGTGTTGGTCTACACGTGCTCCCAAAAGGGACAATTGTTTACCAAGAAGAAATCACCCTCCTGATGAGACATCGTATCGATTATGTCGATATTGAACCTCGCAGCAATGCGATGGATAATGAGGGAACAAATCTGGCGTTAAGCCTGAATGGAAACTTTGATCTAGCGATACAAAATTATGAGTCTATTTTTCTAGAAGCACTCAGCAAGGGCAGTTTCACGCAGTCAGATGTAGATCTTACGTTGCAGCCCTTACTGGAAAAAATGGATGAACATAAGGATGTAGTTTCCCTATTGCTGTTGCTTGAACGAGAAGACGTTGGTACATACAATCATTCTTTGCAGGTCGGACTGCTATCTTTTTACATAGCGACTTGGTTAGGTTATACCAAAGAAGAACGTTATGAGATCAGCCGAGCAGGGTATTTACACGACATAGGAAAAAGTCAGATCGACCCTTATATTTTAAATAAAACGGGGACCTTAACCCCTGAGGAAACTGAAGAACTGAAGCGTCATACTACATATGGATACGACATTATTCTTAAATCTATGAATGACGAGAAGACCGCTTTGGTGGCGCTTCAGCATCATGAATTTGAGGATGGGACTGGTTATCCTAATATGCTTCGTAAGGCGGAACTGCACCCGTATACACTGATTGTGGCTGTCGCTAACGCCTATGTTGGGATGACCTCTGCAAGAGTGAATCAACCCAAACAAGGGCTGATTACTGTTCTGCGCAAGGTGCATGAGTTGGGCTTTGGCAAGCTGAACGGGAATGCGGTACAAGCTTTGATTGGACAC contains the following coding sequences:
- a CDS encoding HD domain-containing phosphohydrolase, translating into MKAHVTDLKHGDCLMLDTFNSVGLHVLPKGTIVYQEEITLLMRHRIDYVDIEPRSNAMDNEGTNLALSLNGNFDLAIQNYESIFLEALSKGSFTQSDVDLTLQPLLEKMDEHKDVVSLLLLLEREDVGTYNHSLQVGLLSFYIATWLGYTKEERYEISRAGYLHDIGKSQIDPYILNKTGTLTPEETEELKRHTTYGYDIILKSMNDEKTALVALQHHEFEDGTGYPNMLRKAELHPYTLIVAVANAYVGMTSARVNQPKQGLITVLRKVHELGFGKLNGNAVQALIGHLLPNFVGKNVQLSNGEQGTIIMNNPLDIFKPLVKVDETTFRDLSKERNLTVEEVFI
- a CDS encoding DUF4265 domain-containing protein, encoding MLDSSGLHICFDPAGREIEILDVTPVGKDKYRIEETPIFNPSVTMGDIIRVKEELGIYYYQETVQKSHFKRYAWLLSKEAVDSAAISAFKQRITENDGKCEQIFGGLLVIHIPKNTLMDVDGEMNRIIERF
- a CDS encoding SDR family oxidoreductase, giving the protein MNSHLDRMHDRVALITGTSSGFGLLTALKLAGQGFKVVATMRDLSRKGELEQQAEQAGLLKQLHFMTMDVTDSDSIQATISSVHETFGRIDVLVNNAGFAIGGFIEEISMEEWRQQMETNFFGLVAVTKAVLPVMREQRSGTIINVGSISGLSGFPGYAPYAASKFAVEGFSESLRHEMSPYGIRVVLIEPGSFRTLIWGKGMAQIRQVEDSPYRDRLDAVLRYSKHTAETAPDPKQVADLIGRITEMKSPRLRYPIGKGTRILILGKTLLPWKWLERIIAKELR
- a CDS encoding alpha/beta hydrolase codes for the protein MNKPLKIILISIGALATAIVLFLVTVFVANIFLNKSDQAKIKPYGQSVSVDGKNMNVLIQGKGEETVVLLPGYGTVAPGLDFKLLIDELSPFYKVVVIEPFGYGLSDRTEKERTTENIVSEIHEAVKQLNIDRYILMAHSISGMYSLNYVNKYPNEVSAFVGIDNSIATEDRIGVKIPTGKLKLLRESGLGRLLFKSSGNPYAELPFDDETKEQLRLLTLRNTYNYTNLNEVEHMSSNYKGALNSTFPKDLPLLLFVQGDDTLLKDWISLHEEQVKNSVQGKLVKLDAGHYLHHTKSKEIAENFKTFMKEIK
- a CDS encoding lipid II flippase Amj family protein, translated to MINSLIVVCLLTMIIHTAETLSYSVRYAGVKLNKIAIALSLTGIIVLVSRTANMIQAPLTAKFVDYAKIHSDFPLLNYLRIILLASSLGTLIAIAIFPTFVGLFGRIISKLEIEGSIPKLLTSVTIGQLKNTRKYIRKPKVNLYNFRYLGIPKRFIIMNVFVTAFYTVGVISSLYAAHLMPQYSTTASQASGLINGMATIMLTIFIDPQLGLITHKATENVEYRDQLGKIYVVLMGSRFLGTILAQLLIVPAAQLISMLVKLI
- the lepB gene encoding signal peptidase I, producing MLKFIKQYLPSVAIAVVISLFVRTYVAEAMKVPTGSMIPTIEINDRLIVEKMLWMTKLDHGDIVVFTPPVKGDENKRYVKRLIGLPGDTIEVKEGALYRNGTEINEPYLNERMDYAFGPVTVPADHYFFLGDNRNISYDAHLWATPFVAKDQLIGKVIADFSIPF
- a CDS encoding histidine phosphatase family protein; protein product: MIRHAVSPFVLGDERERGLSDKGHEDAYRIKEILAEEEITHFVSSPYRRAIDTIKHLAEASDQKIELYEELRERAIASMEIEISEQEILQGIQTSFTDLQYKMSNGESTQEAQERAIPILKQLIQQNKGGKIALGTHGNIMTIILNYFNKEYGYEFFEQTSKPDIYKLEFNELELTSVERMWNPEVLSK
- a CDS encoding DUF2809 domain-containing protein codes for the protein MRVNALKERVIYGCICLIVIVLGLCSRAFSEQLPLFVSRHFGDALWGSMVYFMFRVLLVNRRQWIAFVWSLMFSFSIEFSQLYQAEWINSIRATILGGLILGKGFLWVDLVRYTVGIMLSYGLDQYFRPKLHRIDK